AAACGCTGCGGCGGATGCGCGCCCAGCAGGGCTTCGATCTGATTGGTGATCGCGGGCGTAGCGGAGCCGCCATACGGCGCTTTGAATTTGAAGCCATTGAATTCGGGCGGATTGTGCGACGCCGTGATGACGATGCCGCCATCCAGCCCGCGCCGTTTGACCTCAAACGAAACCAGCGGCGTCGGCACGTCTTCATTTAGCAAATCTACCTTGAAGCCGTTGCCCGCAAACACCTCGGCGGTGCGCAGGGCGAAATCCGCCGAGGCAAAGCGCCGGTCATAGCCGACCAGCATTGCGGGGGGATCATTCAGCGGCGTGGTTTTGACGTAATCGGCAACGGCCTGCGTCGCGATTTCGACGTTGGCATAGGTGAAGTCTTCGGCAATGCGCGCGCGCCAGCCGTCCGTTCCAAATTTGATCTTAGCCATATTTTGAATGCGGAGTGCGGGGCGCGGAATGCGGAATGCGGCCAATGAATTCCGCATTCCGCGCTCCGCATTCCGCACTCAGATGATTGTGTAATCGGTCAGCGAACTCTTGTCGCCCAGAATGGCGCCTTCGATGGTGGTGTTGCGCCCGATGATGCCGCCTTTGCCGATGAACGAGCGGCGCACGACAGCGGACTGGCCGACGCGCGTGCTCGACCAGAGGACGGAATTTTCGATGCGGGCGCGCTCTTCGATGACGCAGTTGGCGCCCAGCACCGAATTGATGATTTCCGCGCCGGGTTTCAAGATGCAGGTCGGATGCACGATTGAGAGCTTGTCTATCTTTGCCGTCTCACCCTCGACTTGCGCGGCGTCGCGCGGTGGCCGCGTCAATTGAAAGGTCTTGATGCGCCCATTCAACAAATCATCGTGCGCTTGCAAGTAACGTTGGGGCGCGCCGATGTCCAGCCAGTAATCGTACCAGCCATAGGCATAAAACGCCGCGCCCGCCGCCACCAGTTTGGGAAACAGCCCCAGTTCAAACGAATAGTTCTCTTCGTCGGGAATGAGTTCGAGCACGCGCGGTTCGAGCACATAAATGCCCGCATTGATTGTCTTGCACACCGCCTCTTCCGCCTTCGGTTTCTCGACGTAACGCAACACGCGGCCCGTCTCATCCGCTTCGATCATGCCGTACAGGCTGGGGTTTTCGACCGGCACGGTGACGATGGTGGCGAGCGCTTCTTTGCGGTGGTGATAGGCGACCAGTTCGGCCAGATTCACGTTGGTCAGGATGTCGCCGTTGAGCACGACTGTCGCCGACTTGCTGCCGGTGTGCGCGTGTTTGAACGCGCCCGCCGTGCCGAGCGGATCGGCTTCGACGGTGTAACGGATACGCACACCGTGTTCGGAGCCATCGCCGAAGACCTCTTCAATTTTGTTGGGTTGATACGACAGCGAGAGCGTGATGTCGGTGATGCCGGCGCGTTTGAGCAGTTCGATTTGATAATGGAGGAAAGGCCGGTTGGCCACCGGGACAATCGGTTTCGGCGTATGAATCGTGAGCGGCCGCAACCGAATGCCTTTGCCGCCAGCCAAAATCAACGCTTGCATGGAAGGTTGGAATTCCCCTTTCGCTTGCTAAATCTTCCCGTTGGAAAGGGCCGTTAGGAAGGGCGGCGTGCTCGCAACGAGGCGCGAGTGTAGCACTGGGTTCGGGGATTACCAAACAACTTGGGCCGCCCAAACAGGGCTTTTGCAAAGTCCTCAAAACATCCGCCCAAGACCTTTGGCTGACGCCTGATTCCTGACCCCTGATTCCCGACAAATTGAAAATCAGCCGGTATATTCATTTGTCAGGAATCAGGAACCGGGCATCAGGCATCAGTCAAACCGTTCGAGCGCCCGCGCTGGCGACTTTGCAAAAGCCCTGGCCGCTCAAATAAGAGCACCCAAGCTTGTGCGCCCAAGTGGCGCATGGTTTATAATCGCGCCCGGAAATTCGGTAAACATCACGCAACGAAACGCCCAACCCAACCCAACCCTTTTCCCCAGATTCGTTGTCACTTACTCGTGCCCTGCCCTCTTTTGAGAATGCCTCGATTTTATTTGGCGCTTATGAACTACCGGTACCAGTTTGTTTGGCACACCACCGCATGGCGGTTGACGGCTTGGCTGGCGTTGCTGTGCGGCTGCCTCTGGCCCTGGCACGCACCAGCAATACTTTTGTCAACGGCCAACGTGCGGCCAGCAGCAGCCGCCGAAAAGCTGGGCAAGTTGCCTTTGAGTTTTGAAGAAAACCGTGGGCAGATGGCGGCGGAAGTGCGTTTCTTTGCGCGCGGTCAAGGTTACGGGGTGTATTTGACGGGGCAAGAAGCGGTCTTGCATTTGCCAAGCGACAACGGCTCCTGCAATGCGCAAGCTCGCTTGCGCTGGCTGAATGCACAGCCGTCAACGCCCGAACCACTCGACGCCTTACCCGGCAAGAGCAATTACTTCATCGGCAATGACCCACGGCAGTGGCGCACCGATGTGCCAACCTTCGAGCGGGTGCGCTACCGCCAGCTTTATCCCGGCATTGATCTGATCTTTTATGGCCGCCAGCGCGCCTTGGAATACGATTTCGTGCTGGCCCCGCAGGCCGACGCGGCGCAGATCAACTTGGCTTTCAGCGGCGCGGACAAACTTGAACTGAACGAACAGGGCGATTTGCTGGTGCATACGAGCGCGGCGGTTGTGCGGCAGCATCGCCCGGTCGCCTATCAACAAACGGCGCAGGGCCGCGTCAACGTTGCAGCAGAGTTCGTATTGAACGACGACCAACTCAGCTTTCGCCTGGGTGCTTACGATCACAGCTTGCCCGTGGTGCTTGATCCGCTGGTGCTGTATTCCAGTTACCTGGGCGGCGATAACCGCGACAGCGCATACGGCATCGCCGTTGATCACGAAGGCAGCATCTTTTTGACCGGCCAAACCTATTCGCCCAACTTCCCCGTTAAAGCGCCCGTAGACACCCAACTTGACGGCACCAACGACGCTTTTGTGTTGAAGCTGGATGCGAGCGGCTCGCGCTTGTTGTTCTCGACCTTCATCGGCGGGCGCGGGTCGAATGATCGCGGCTGGGCGATTGCAGTGGATGCGGCGGGCAATGTGTATTTTTGCGGCGAGACCAATTCGCTGAATTTCCCCACAGCCAACGCGGTGCAATCCATCACGCGCGGCAACGGCGACGCCTTCGCGGTGAAACTCAACATCGCGGGGAATGTGCTGTTGTATTCGACCTATTTGGGCGGCTCGCTCAGCGATGCGGCCTACGCCATTGCGCTGGATCGCTTCGATAACGCTTACATCACCGGGCGCACCGACTCGGCGAACTTCCCAACCAAGAATGCGCTGCAAGCGAATCTGCGCGGCACCCGCGACGCCTTCATTTTGCGGCTTGACCCGGATGGCGTATTGATCGCTTCGACCTATTTCGGCGGCCCGCCCGCCACATTGGGAGGCCGCGATGCCGAAGCCGGCTACGGCATCGCCGTGGATAGCCAGCAAAACGTTTATGTGACGGGCTATACCTCATCGCCGCAATTTACGGTGGCGAATCCGGTGCAGGTCAATTTCGGCGGCATCGAGGACGCCTTTATCGCCAAGCTGAATCTGCCCGCCGCTCAATTGATTTATTCCACCTATCTGGGCGGCCAGGACGCGGATGTCGGGCGCGGCATCGCGGTGGATGCGTTCGGCAATGCGTATGTCACGGGCGTCACGCTTTCGACCGACTTTCCCCGCCGCAATGCGTTGCAACCCAATCCAGGCGGCGCAGCGGATGCGTTCGTCGCCAAGCTAAATGCCAAAGGAGCGGCGCTGGTCTATTCCACCACGCTCGGCGGCAGCGGTGATGAAAACACCGAGCAAATCACCGATCCCGAACCTGTGGGCAGCATTGCCGTGGATGCGCTGGGTTATGTGTATCTGACCGGCAAGACTGAATCCTCGAACTTCCCGCTGGCCCGCGCGCTGCAACCGCAAAAGAACGGCGACAACGATGCGTTCATCACCAAACTCGATCCGGCGGGTTCAACGCTGATTTACTCGACCTATTTCGGGACTTCTTTCGTGGGCAACAATGGGCTGGAAGAACGCGGCTCAGGGTTGGCGATTGATGGCGGTAACGTTTATGTGACAGGGCAAATGCTCGGTTCGGACTTGTTCACGCTCGCACCTTTTCAAAACAAGTATGGCGGCGGCCTGAGCGATGCTTTCATCACCAAAATCAGCACGCCCGACATCACGACCATCGCGCCGGTTTCCGCCGCCAGTTTCAACGGCGTGCAACTCGCGCCCGAATCCATCATCGCGCTCTTTGGCAGCGGCCT
The Acidobacteriota bacterium genome window above contains:
- a CDS encoding NDP-sugar synthase — encoded protein: MQALILAGGKGIRLRPLTIHTPKPIVPVANRPFLHYQIELLKRAGITDITLSLSYQPNKIEEVFGDGSEHGVRIRYTVEADPLGTAGAFKHAHTGSKSATVVLNGDILTNVNLAELVAYHHRKEALATIVTVPVENPSLYGMIEADETGRVLRYVEKPKAEEAVCKTINAGIYVLEPRVLELIPDEENYSFELGLFPKLVAAGAAFYAYGWYDYWLDIGAPQRYLQAHDDLLNGRIKTFQLTRPPRDAAQVEGETAKIDKLSIVHPTCILKPGAEIINSVLGANCVIEERARIENSVLWSSTRVGQSAVVRRSFIGKGGIIGRNTTIEGAILGDKSSLTDYTII
- a CDS encoding SBBP repeat-containing protein, with translation MSTANVRPAAAAEKLGKLPLSFEENRGQMAAEVRFFARGQGYGVYLTGQEAVLHLPSDNGSCNAQARLRWLNAQPSTPEPLDALPGKSNYFIGNDPRQWRTDVPTFERVRYRQLYPGIDLIFYGRQRALEYDFVLAPQADAAQINLAFSGADKLELNEQGDLLVHTSAAVVRQHRPVAYQQTAQGRVNVAAEFVLNDDQLSFRLGAYDHSLPVVLDPLVLYSSYLGGDNRDSAYGIAVDHEGSIFLTGQTYSPNFPVKAPVDTQLDGTNDAFVLKLDASGSRLLFSTFIGGRGSNDRGWAIAVDAAGNVYFCGETNSLNFPTANAVQSITRGNGDAFAVKLNIAGNVLLYSTYLGGSLSDAAYAIALDRFDNAYITGRTDSANFPTKNALQANLRGTRDAFILRLDPDGVLIASTYFGGPPATLGGRDAEAGYGIAVDSQQNVYVTGYTSSPQFTVANPVQVNFGGIEDAFIAKLNLPAAQLIYSTYLGGQDADVGRGIAVDAFGNAYVTGVTLSTDFPRRNALQPNPGGAADAFVAKLNAKGAALVYSTTLGGSGDENTEQITDPEPVGSIAVDALGYVYLTGKTESSNFPLARALQPQKNGDNDAFITKLDPAGSTLIYSTYFGTSFVGNNGLEERGSGLAIDGGNVYVTGQMLGSDLFTLAPFQNKYGGGLSDAFITKISTPDITTIAPVSAASFNGVQLAPESIIALFGSGLASDTQAATTLPLPSSLQGSSVKVTDRNGVERLAPLFFVSPNQINLLIPPGTAIGATHLTVTPKDGPALSAIVQIEAAAPALFTATASGQGLAAAVSLRIKADGTQIYERVAEFDVAQQRFVPVPIDLGAATDQTFLLLFGTGLRGRSNLAAVQVRIGGLTVQPQSVGPQGDLVGLDQINLPLPRSLAGSGSVTIELTVDGLIANPVMVSIR